In one Pseudarthrobacter sp. NBSH8 genomic region, the following are encoded:
- a CDS encoding universal stress protein, giving the protein MDAEANVLVGVDGSESSIQALRLGAQLAPALNATIVAIACWDFPEIYAGYVPPDFARFEAAAAKTLADALEKAFGEETPERLTSQLVRGPAAAKLVEVAAGASLLVVGRRGHGGFLGMHLGSVSSACVAHADCPVLVLHAESSHRSHHLWKGSKAKGQTPGKAGIPPLKP; this is encoded by the coding sequence ATGGATGCGGAAGCCAACGTTCTTGTCGGTGTGGACGGTTCGGAATCGTCCATCCAGGCGCTCCGTCTGGGGGCACAGCTGGCGCCGGCCCTGAACGCCACCATTGTCGCTATTGCCTGTTGGGATTTTCCGGAGATTTACGCCGGATATGTTCCACCCGATTTCGCCCGGTTTGAAGCGGCTGCGGCGAAGACTCTTGCGGACGCCTTGGAAAAGGCGTTCGGTGAGGAGACTCCGGAAAGACTGACCTCGCAACTGGTCCGCGGACCGGCTGCGGCGAAGCTCGTGGAAGTGGCGGCCGGCGCTTCATTGCTGGTGGTTGGACGCCGGGGCCATGGGGGTTTCCTTGGCATGCACCTCGGCTCTGTGAGCTCTGCGTGTGTTGCCCACGCGGACTGCCCCGTCTTGGTGCTGCATGCCGAAAGCAGCCACCGCTCCCATCATCTGTGGAAGGGCTCCAAGGCGAAAGGGCAGACCCCTGGAAAAGCCGGGATTCCGCCTCTCAAGCCGTAA
- a CDS encoding IS3 family transposase: MCARLGVPRASYYRWLDHEESPTAARHRELTGLVKAMFDSSDGIFGHRMVHTKLSAAGVEISVGTVAAIMAENGWAAKRMRAFKRTTIPSDPDKVFADLIGRDFTSDTPGTKLVGDITYLRTGEGWLYLATVIDLCTRMVVGWAMADHMRASLVTGALAMARDRGHLAPDAIFHSDRGTQYTSREMGAWCTGNRVRQSMGATGVCWDNAVAESAFSSLKNEFYHHHSFATRQDARRATMRYIEVFYNRWRPHTNNEGLPPATAMANFKTKNQPLPAAA, from the coding sequence ATGTGCGCCCGGCTGGGCGTCCCGCGGGCCTCGTACTACCGGTGGCTGGACCACGAGGAATCACCGACGGCTGCCCGGCACCGGGAGCTGACCGGACTGGTAAAGGCGATGTTCGATTCCTCCGACGGGATCTTCGGCCACCGCATGGTCCACACCAAACTCTCCGCCGCCGGTGTGGAGATTTCCGTAGGGACGGTCGCTGCCATCATGGCGGAGAACGGCTGGGCGGCCAAGCGGATGCGCGCCTTCAAACGCACGACCATCCCCTCGGACCCGGACAAGGTCTTCGCGGACCTCATCGGCCGGGACTTCACCTCAGATACCCCCGGCACGAAGCTCGTCGGTGACATCACTTACCTGCGCACCGGCGAGGGCTGGCTGTACCTGGCCACCGTCATCGACCTGTGCACCCGCATGGTCGTCGGCTGGGCCATGGCCGATCACATGCGCGCCTCCCTGGTCACTGGCGCGCTGGCGATGGCCAGGGACCGCGGACACCTGGCCCCGGATGCCATTTTCCACAGCGACCGCGGCACCCAATACACCTCCCGGGAAATGGGCGCCTGGTGCACCGGCAACAGAGTCCGCCAGTCCATGGGGGCCACCGGGGTGTGCTGGGACAATGCCGTCGCCGAGTCGGCGTTCTCATCCCTGAAGAACGAGTTCTACCACCACCACAGCTTCGCCACCCGCCAGGACGCCCGCCGGGCAACCATGCGCTACATCGAGGTGTTCTACAACCGCTGGCGGCCCCACACCAACAATGAGGGGCTGCCGCCGGCCACAGCAATGGCCAACTTCAAGACCAAAAACCAGCCGCTACCCGCGGCCGCCTAA
- a CDS encoding amino acid ABC transporter permease: MTWLTEWAAYLPQMMSGLGVSLLIAGVSIVAGYPLGLVLSVMVSANNLAVRTLALAVVEIGRGAPALVILYLFYYGLPKFGIAFESITAACLALIWNSAAYSSEIMRAGIQSVGRGQLEASSALGLAQRHTFWRVIMPQGMRSAIPGLMGVAIQMFQGTSLAYAIAVPELMKSAYNIGSQDFNYLQIFALAGLCYAAISMPATWITVFFEKRMARHA; this comes from the coding sequence ATGACCTGGCTTACCGAATGGGCAGCATACCTGCCGCAGATGATGTCCGGCCTTGGCGTCAGCCTTCTGATCGCAGGGGTATCAATCGTCGCCGGCTACCCGCTGGGCCTGGTCCTCAGCGTCATGGTGAGCGCAAATAATCTGGCCGTCCGCACCCTGGCGCTTGCCGTCGTCGAAATCGGCCGGGGGGCACCGGCATTGGTGATCCTCTACCTCTTCTACTACGGCCTGCCGAAGTTCGGCATCGCCTTCGAAAGCATCACCGCCGCGTGCCTGGCACTGATCTGGAACTCGGCCGCTTACTCGTCCGAGATCATGCGGGCCGGCATCCAGTCTGTGGGCCGCGGACAGCTCGAGGCTTCCAGCGCCCTGGGGCTCGCCCAGCGGCACACCTTCTGGCGGGTCATCATGCCCCAAGGCATGCGCTCGGCAATCCCCGGGCTCATGGGTGTTGCCATTCAAATGTTCCAAGGAACGTCCCTGGCATACGCCATCGCAGTCCCCGAGCTGATGAAGTCCGCCTACAACATCGGCAGCCAGGACTTCAATTACCTGCAGATCTTCGCCCTCGCCGGTCTTTGCTACGCCGCCATCTCAATGCCCGCCACCTGGATCACCGTCTTCTTCGAAAAACGCATGGCCCGCCACGCCTGA
- a CDS encoding amino acid ABC transporter permease, whose product MTIALTLSAFAIGIVGAVPLAVGLSSSNMLIRLASRLFVDLVRGVPIIVWLFLLKFGIQIGTFKFNPVAAAIVGLGVVSMAYLAEIYRGGLQAVPRGQGEAAHALGLTRGTTFYGVMVPQAFRIVSPSIATYLTGLLKDSSIASTIIVAEMVFQSQSFARQHPTVEGILPYMLVGILYIVLSLPVAYLSRRLDSRMRKAVYA is encoded by the coding sequence ATGACCATCGCGCTGACCCTGTCGGCATTCGCCATCGGCATAGTAGGCGCCGTCCCACTGGCCGTAGGCCTGTCGTCGTCGAACATGCTTATCCGGCTGGCGTCGCGGCTCTTCGTCGACCTGGTCCGGGGTGTGCCGATCATCGTTTGGCTGTTCCTGCTCAAGTTCGGCATCCAGATCGGAACCTTCAAGTTCAACCCCGTTGCCGCAGCGATAGTCGGACTGGGTGTGGTTTCCATGGCCTATCTCGCCGAAATCTATCGTGGCGGACTCCAAGCAGTTCCGCGTGGACAGGGCGAAGCTGCCCACGCACTGGGCCTGACCCGCGGAACCACGTTCTACGGCGTGATGGTCCCCCAGGCCTTCCGGATAGTGTCGCCGTCCATCGCCACCTACCTGACCGGTCTACTCAAGGACTCCTCGATCGCCTCGACGATCATCGTTGCCGAGATGGTCTTCCAGTCCCAGTCCTTCGCCCGGCAGCACCCCACCGTCGAGGGGATCCTGCCCTACATGCTGGTGGGCATTCTCTACATCGTGCTCAGCCTGCCGGTCGCCTACCTGTCCCGCAGACTCGATTCCCGCATGAGGAAGGCTGTTTACGCATGA
- a CDS encoding lmo0937 family membrane protein codes for MLLWIAIVIAVLWLLGLLGNIGGGLIHILLVIAVVVLVIHFIRGRSRV; via the coding sequence ATGCTGCTCTGGATAGCTATCGTTATCGCAGTTCTCTGGCTTCTCGGCCTGCTCGGAAACATAGGCGGCGGGTTAATTCACATACTTTTGGTCATCGCCGTGGTCGTATTGGTCATCCACTTCATTCGCGGCAGGTCACGCGTTTAA
- a CDS encoding DUF309 domain-containing protein has protein sequence MTGDRDRDASRRPRQALPRDALGRPLPYGSAGVEPVSEEPLPPAQTLVSARSLVEAGRPFAASEVLEARWKAGPAEERNLWQGLAQICVGLTHAARGNSVGGHRLFERGAARLEEYGSGDGPSYGLDLSAVVNCARERMRTGP, from the coding sequence ATGACCGGCGACAGGGATCGGGACGCTTCAAGGCGCCCCCGGCAGGCCCTGCCACGTGACGCTCTTGGACGGCCGCTGCCGTACGGAAGCGCTGGCGTCGAACCGGTCTCGGAGGAGCCGCTGCCACCGGCGCAGACGTTGGTCTCGGCCCGGAGCCTGGTGGAAGCTGGCCGGCCCTTCGCCGCCAGTGAGGTACTCGAGGCCCGCTGGAAAGCCGGACCGGCCGAAGAACGCAACCTTTGGCAAGGACTCGCCCAAATCTGCGTCGGGCTCACCCACGCCGCCCGGGGTAACAGTGTTGGCGGGCACCGGCTCTTCGAGCGCGGTGCGGCCCGACTCGAGGAGTACGGTTCCGGCGACGGGCCGTCCTACGGGCTCGACTTGTCCGCCGTTGTGAATTGCGCGCGCGAGCGCATGCGCACCGGCCCCTGA
- a CDS encoding amino acid ABC transporter ATP-binding protein has translation MTLSEIADGKLAPRTGIKLDNISKRYGDHTVLDDVSLHVEPGTVTALIGPSGAGKSTFLRCINLLERPDSGTIQVAGHTIEPGKVVNNKDLAALRSTVGMVFQSFNLFPHMSAMKNISFPQQKVLGRTKEAADARSLELLERVGLREKANQHPGRCSGGQQQRIAIARALALDPSIMLFDEPTSALDPEVGLEVLAVMRELAADGMTMIVVTHEMQFARDVSDTLVVMADCKIIEQGDPDAIMSDPREARTRRFLRAVLER, from the coding sequence ATGACCCTTTCAGAAATTGCAGACGGCAAGCTCGCGCCCCGTACGGGCATCAAGTTAGACAACATTTCCAAGCGCTACGGCGACCACACTGTCCTCGACGACGTGTCCCTGCACGTCGAGCCGGGTACGGTCACAGCACTTATCGGCCCCTCGGGTGCCGGCAAGAGCACGTTCCTGAGGTGCATCAACCTCTTGGAGCGTCCCGATTCCGGCACCATCCAGGTTGCCGGGCACACCATCGAACCGGGCAAGGTGGTCAACAACAAGGACCTTGCCGCCCTGCGCAGCACTGTGGGCATGGTGTTCCAGTCCTTCAACCTGTTCCCGCACATGTCCGCAATGAAAAACATCAGCTTTCCGCAGCAGAAAGTACTGGGGCGCACCAAGGAAGCGGCCGACGCGCGCTCGTTGGAGCTGCTGGAACGGGTTGGCCTCAGGGAGAAGGCGAACCAACACCCGGGGAGGTGCTCCGGCGGCCAGCAACAACGCATCGCCATCGCCCGCGCCCTGGCACTTGATCCGAGCATCATGCTGTTCGATGAGCCGACGTCGGCATTGGACCCCGAAGTGGGGCTCGAGGTCCTGGCCGTCATGCGCGAACTGGCGGCCGATGGAATGACGATGATCGTGGTCACGCATGAGATGCAGTTCGCCCGGGACGTTTCCGACACGCTCGTGGTCATGGCCGATTGCAAGATCATCGAACAGGGCGACCCGGACGCCATCATGAGCGACCCGCGGGAGGCCCGGACCCGCCGCTTCCTGCGAGCTGTGCTGGAGCGCTGA
- a CDS encoding transposase, whose translation MSSRPTYSDEFKADAVNLVISSGRSPASVAPELGISVTALKRWVQLHREGEAGSGGKPDDPVDPAKYKALEARLRELERENDFLKKVSAFFAKEQW comes from the coding sequence ATGTCTTCCCGTCCCACTTATTCCGATGAGTTCAAGGCCGATGCCGTGAATCTCGTCATCTCCTCCGGCCGTTCGCCCGCCTCGGTGGCCCCCGAGCTGGGGATCTCCGTGACCGCGCTGAAGCGGTGGGTCCAGCTGCATCGGGAAGGAGAGGCCGGCTCCGGCGGCAAGCCTGATGACCCCGTGGATCCCGCGAAATACAAGGCGTTGGAGGCCCGGCTGCGGGAGCTGGAACGGGAGAATGATTTCCTGAAAAAAGTTTCGGCGTTCTTCGCCAAAGAACAATGGTAG
- a CDS encoding DUF1206 domain-containing protein, translating into MKKELKDAADAVEDASNSRALVIAARAGFAVSGVLHVLTGSVAIQLASGKAGEADQGGAVAQLAGQPGGLLLLWTGFAACVALALWQTGNAVFAYGQLEAKKKVGNKLAASGKAVVFAVIALTFAASASGNSKNSGQSTSDFTVSIMKAPGGAFLLIAIGAAVAVVGIVFVVLGCKASFRKDLRLPSSGTGRSVVTGLGVVGYVAEGIALFLVGLLVIIATVNAHPQESTGLDGGLKALREQPYGVYMLTAVGAGLICYGVYLMVKAKVARM; encoded by the coding sequence ATGAAGAAAGAGCTGAAGGACGCCGCGGACGCGGTGGAGGACGCATCGAACTCCAGGGCTCTCGTGATCGCCGCCAGGGCAGGTTTTGCCGTCAGCGGCGTGTTGCACGTTCTGACCGGGTCCGTCGCTATCCAGTTGGCCTCCGGCAAGGCTGGAGAGGCGGACCAGGGCGGGGCCGTCGCCCAGCTCGCCGGCCAGCCCGGCGGACTGCTGCTGCTGTGGACCGGATTCGCTGCCTGTGTGGCGCTGGCGCTCTGGCAAACCGGTAACGCCGTGTTCGCCTACGGTCAGCTGGAAGCCAAGAAGAAGGTGGGGAACAAACTTGCCGCCTCAGGCAAGGCGGTGGTGTTCGCCGTCATCGCGCTGACGTTCGCTGCCTCGGCAAGCGGAAACAGCAAGAACAGCGGACAATCCACCAGCGATTTCACGGTCTCAATAATGAAAGCACCCGGGGGTGCGTTCCTGCTGATCGCCATCGGGGCCGCGGTCGCCGTCGTCGGCATTGTCTTCGTGGTCCTCGGATGCAAGGCATCGTTCAGGAAGGATCTGCGGCTGCCGTCCTCGGGCACCGGCCGGTCCGTTGTGACGGGGCTGGGCGTGGTCGGCTACGTAGCAGAGGGCATCGCACTGTTTCTGGTGGGACTGCTGGTCATCATTGCCACAGTTAACGCCCACCCTCAGGAGTCCACCGGCTTGGACGGAGGATTGAAGGCCCTGCGCGAGCAGCCCTACGGAGTTTATATGCTGACCGCCGTCGGCGCCGGTCTGATCTGTTATGGCGTCTACCTGATGGTTAAGGCCAAAGTCGCGCGGATGTAA